In the Palaeococcus pacificus DY20341 genome, one interval contains:
- the cas6 gene encoding CRISPR-associated endoribonuclease Cas6: MRFLIRLKSENSFKIPYNHNHYLQGLIYRRIQRTNPDLSLALHRPKTPKLFTFSLFMAKKRRQGDGFLIGEEHGFFYFSTPIAEIAEAFIGGLLQEPEVKLWDERFYVESVKALSEPHSLSGKTFSTLSPIAVTTLKPSFGRLKHYDLGPDDPKFYENLEENLREKYILLYGKKPPEDFEIKVLNAKSKRLQVKPGIYQIAWHLVFKAYGDEDLLKVGYQAGFGEKNSLGFGMVKVDKPRKSRRGGGKDSKRENT, translated from the coding sequence ATGCGATTCCTAATAAGACTCAAAAGTGAGAATTCCTTTAAAATTCCGTACAACCACAACCACTATCTTCAAGGCTTGATTTATAGAAGGATTCAAAGAACCAACCCTGATTTGAGCTTAGCTCTTCACAGGCCCAAAACACCAAAGCTCTTCACGTTTTCGCTCTTCATGGCCAAGAAAAGAAGACAAGGAGATGGTTTCCTCATTGGAGAAGAGCATGGATTCTTCTACTTCTCAACACCCATTGCGGAGATAGCGGAAGCTTTCATAGGGGGCCTTCTGCAGGAGCCTGAGGTAAAGCTTTGGGACGAGAGATTCTACGTTGAGAGCGTTAAAGCCCTTTCGGAGCCACATTCACTGAGCGGTAAAACCTTCTCAACGCTCTCTCCAATAGCGGTGACAACCCTAAAGCCGAGCTTTGGAAGGCTTAAACACTATGATCTGGGGCCGGATGACCCCAAGTTTTACGAGAATCTAGAAGAGAACCTGAGGGAGAAGTACATTCTCCTCTATGGTAAAAAGCCTCCGGAGGACTTTGAGATTAAAGTGCTAAATGCTAAATCAAAGAGGCTTCAAGTAAAGCCGGGGATTTACCAAATCGCCTGGCACCTTGTGTTTAAGGCGTATGGCGATGAAGATCTCCTAAAGGTCGGCTATCAAGCCGGCTTCGGGGAGAAGAACTCCTTAGGATTTGGGATGGTGAAGGTTGATAAACCAAGAAAATCCAGAAGAGGAGGTGGAAAGGATTCCAAAAGAGAAAACACTTGA
- the cas5b gene encoding type I-B CRISPR-associated protein Cas5b, producing the protein MIRVKIRSWTASFRYPTFQSGYQPTLPVPPLSTIQGLLSAAKGEIASFMEVPFVGYVFISEGKGIDLEKIYALGKPVTDVMKREVLLDNTLYLYLPDEWEEHFRKPRFQLLLGRSSDIATVEEIKKVELERKENVPIGGTIVPVSTGLPGIIHALVVEFDYSTIPRRAKLVRPFTILPFPRTDGQKKRQTSKNKIPYDSELGIGVWLHEGLHGEV; encoded by the coding sequence ATGATAAGGGTAAAGATCAGAAGCTGGACAGCAAGTTTTCGCTATCCTACTTTCCAGTCTGGATATCAACCTACTCTCCCAGTTCCTCCTCTTTCGACAATTCAGGGACTCCTCTCCGCTGCAAAGGGAGAGATTGCAAGCTTCATGGAAGTACCCTTTGTCGGCTATGTCTTTATCAGTGAGGGCAAGGGAATTGACTTGGAGAAAATCTATGCCCTAGGAAAGCCAGTGACAGACGTTATGAAGCGTGAAGTTCTCCTGGATAACACCCTCTATTTATATCTTCCGGACGAGTGGGAAGAGCACTTTAGAAAGCCCCGATTCCAGCTCTTGCTTGGACGCTCCAGTGACATAGCAACTGTGGAAGAAATCAAAAAAGTCGAGCTTGAGAGGAAGGAAAACGTTCCAATTGGTGGAACAATTGTCCCAGTATCCACAGGCCTTCCGGGGATAATCCACGCTCTCGTAGTAGAGTTCGATTACTCAACAATTCCAAGGAGAGCAAAACTCGTTAGGCCTTTTACAATCCTGCCGTTCCCAAGGACAGATGGCCAAAAGAAAAGGCAAACTTCTAAGAACAAGATTCCTTACGATTCAGAGCTTGGAATAGGAGTGTGGCTCCATGAAGGTCTGCATGGCGAAGTTTAA
- the cas7i gene encoding type I-B CRISPR-associated protein Cas7/Cst2/DevR has translation MRFAVGIVLIDAPHSALNMLGIDESLADRNVTRVKKLRKGGKSYPYVSPQAWRYWWRKTLAEHFNWELSPLFREQKQVFTAANPIDYPDDDVFGYMRAFKKGNTNITVTRVSPLKNTPLISVLPDRSSVTTDEGYASRHEGDPVPYSQEFYSTVLKGAFSLDLDSVGRFTRIDKAGFKNLLDKDSIKNKELKKEVEEMEKKAEELGVQMNRKEWLMPSNIRKKRASETIKAIRYFLGGAKQTQYLTDVTPKFVILAMFEGGINPFISNVVYDDRGEIKLDNEAIISRILEFKDLLNPKKVFIGKDKSFMREWEDALKKVKEELEKDKIEVVLTTVGDAVEAFAKEVEAYYG, from the coding sequence ATGAGGTTTGCGGTTGGAATAGTCTTGATTGATGCCCCACATTCGGCCTTGAATATGCTTGGTATAGATGAAAGTCTCGCAGATAGGAACGTTACAAGGGTTAAGAAGCTCCGCAAGGGAGGGAAAAGCTATCCGTACGTTTCCCCACAAGCTTGGCGCTATTGGTGGAGAAAGACTTTAGCAGAGCACTTCAACTGGGAGCTTTCGCCCCTCTTTAGGGAGCAGAAACAGGTCTTTACTGCGGCGAATCCCATCGACTATCCCGATGACGACGTCTTCGGCTACATGAGGGCCTTCAAGAAGGGTAACACCAACATAACCGTTACACGTGTTTCTCCGCTTAAAAACACGCCATTGATTTCTGTTCTGCCTGACAGAAGCTCCGTCACCACTGATGAAGGCTATGCCTCAAGACACGAAGGCGACCCCGTACCATACTCTCAGGAATTCTACTCTACAGTGCTCAAGGGAGCATTTTCCCTCGATCTCGACTCTGTTGGTAGGTTCACTCGTATAGACAAAGCAGGTTTCAAAAATCTCCTTGACAAAGATTCAATCAAGAACAAGGAACTCAAAAAGGAAGTGGAAGAAATGGAAAAGAAAGCTGAAGAGCTCGGTGTGCAGATGAATAGGAAGGAGTGGCTTATGCCATCAAATATTAGAAAGAAGAGAGCTAGTGAAACCATCAAGGCCATTCGCTACTTCTTGGGTGGTGCAAAGCAGACCCAGTACCTCACCGATGTAACACCGAAGTTCGTGATTCTGGCCATGTTTGAGGGTGGCATAAACCCGTTCATAAGCAATGTGGTTTATGACGATAGAGGAGAAATCAAGCTCGATAATGAAGCAATAATCTCAAGAATTTTAGAGTTCAAAGACCTTCTAAACCCAAAGAAAGTCTTCATAGGTAAAGATAAGAGTTTCATGCGCGAGTGGGAGGACGCGCTAAAGAAGGTCAAAGAGGAACTCGAAAAGGACAAAATTGAGGTCGTTCTGACGACGGTGGGTGATGCCGTAGAAGCCTTCGCGAAGGAAGTTGAAGCATACTACGGGTGA
- the cas8a1 gene encoding type I-B CRISPR-associated protein Cas8b1/Cst1, whose protein sequence is MERIPKEKTLEKFLMNTHVKISQKQSTSSGDIKAEPETHEPLLNWTGHPFVDAGLVAILLLSGKEKPEGLTKEDIERAIEFVAELYATKEWSSSYLHAMVMPNNGIILANPGTTGPISTAVKNAIKQENGLELSEDAKKELTKRIAKNFDDLLANEVVMFLESISQKYSNQDIKDIEKFAKEIAKLVVSQPFVIQALKRRIKSNLSELFNDIVQASIGDSICILCGKRQTYHKKGIYRAVFPLLGTGDVPNYFHSANIHGADVCAHCLFLTQFMPLAAYRLSRVLVIHAYPYDLMLTLSKEALEDIKKTKLASNARGFKRPENFLFHIIGEITRRIERDDYWENGSVTLYYFACNNQSQELDVIPIPNSALRFVTYASLVDYTGWKHIVAMGWRKRPKEEQFEEFERKYPNEVYAKLLNNESILGYFYDTQKRKANTNWRLLAFYCKEVLGLDKDALEFIKGVGDRIVETIEKLPDNQLKRRVRELENVNRLYQFEAFFIGLEKLRQEKSIEKPLMTFDEFARILTSYGEDINVSWKTVRNLLLFRIYEKLHNRLMKASEEPEGSEEEEYSVYGVGGDEE, encoded by the coding sequence GTGGAAAGGATTCCAAAAGAGAAAACACTTGAGAAATTTTTGATGAATACTCACGTAAAAATATCACAAAAACAATCTACCTCCAGTGGAGACATTAAAGCAGAACCCGAAACTCACGAACCGCTTCTTAACTGGACAGGACATCCCTTCGTTGATGCAGGTCTTGTGGCGATTCTCTTGCTCAGCGGCAAAGAAAAACCGGAAGGTCTAACTAAAGAGGACATTGAGAGGGCGATAGAATTTGTGGCAGAGCTTTATGCTACAAAGGAATGGAGTTCGAGCTATCTGCATGCTATGGTAATGCCTAATAATGGAATAATTCTAGCAAATCCCGGAACAACTGGACCAATAAGTACGGCAGTCAAAAATGCAATAAAACAAGAAAACGGCTTAGAGCTCAGCGAAGATGCAAAAAAAGAACTCACTAAGAGGATAGCTAAAAACTTCGATGATCTCCTAGCTAACGAGGTGGTTATGTTTCTTGAATCTATTTCACAGAAATATTCTAACCAGGATATTAAAGACATTGAGAAATTCGCCAAAGAGATTGCTAAGCTAGTGGTTTCCCAACCGTTCGTTATACAAGCACTCAAAAGACGCATTAAAAGCAACTTGAGTGAACTCTTTAATGACATCGTACAAGCTTCTATCGGCGATTCAATTTGTATACTGTGTGGTAAACGACAGACATATCACAAAAAAGGCATATATCGTGCTGTTTTCCCACTACTTGGTACAGGTGATGTTCCAAATTATTTCCATTCCGCTAACATCCACGGTGCAGATGTGTGTGCTCACTGCCTCTTCTTAACTCAGTTCATGCCTTTGGCAGCTTACAGACTTTCGAGAGTCTTGGTCATTCACGCATACCCCTACGATCTCATGCTTACGCTATCAAAGGAAGCACTGGAGGATATAAAAAAGACTAAACTTGCATCGAATGCAAGGGGTTTCAAGAGGCCCGAGAACTTCCTGTTTCACATTATAGGAGAGATCACCAGAAGAATAGAGCGCGATGATTATTGGGAAAATGGTTCAGTGACACTTTACTACTTTGCCTGCAACAACCAGAGCCAAGAGCTTGATGTTATCCCTATTCCTAATTCAGCACTTCGCTTTGTCACCTACGCGAGCCTCGTTGACTATACAGGATGGAAGCACATCGTGGCAATGGGGTGGAGAAAAAGGCCTAAAGAGGAGCAGTTTGAAGAGTTCGAGCGCAAATATCCGAATGAGGTCTACGCAAAGCTTCTCAATAACGAGAGCATTTTAGGTTATTTCTATGATACTCAAAAGAGAAAAGCCAACACGAACTGGCGCCTTTTGGCTTTTTACTGTAAGGAGGTGTTGGGTTTGGATAAGGATGCGTTGGAGTTTATCAAAGGTGTTGGGGATAGAATTGTTGAAACCATTGAAAAGCTTCCAGACAACCAACTAAAGAGACGCGTAAGAGAGCTAGAAAACGTAAACAGACTCTATCAGTTTGAAGCATTCTTTATTGGCCTCGAAAAGCTTCGCCAAGAAAAGAGCATTGAAAAACCTCTTATGACATTCGATGAGTTCGCGAGGATTCTAACGAGCTATGGCGAGGACATAAACGTCTCATGGAAGACCGTTAGGAACCTCCTTCTATTCCGCATCTACGAAAAGCTCCATAATAGGTTGATGAAGGCTTCTGAAGAGCCGGAAGGATCCGAAGAGGAGGAATACTCAGTTTATGGTGTTGGAGGTGATGAAGAATGA